The following are encoded in a window of Peromyscus maniculatus bairdii isolate BWxNUB_F1_BW_parent chromosome X, HU_Pman_BW_mat_3.1, whole genome shotgun sequence genomic DNA:
- the Cnga2 gene encoding cyclic nucleotide-gated channel alpha-2, with translation MTEKSNGVKSSPANNHNHHPPPTIKANGKDDHRTGSRPQSEVADDDTSSELQRLAEMDTPRRGRDGFRRIVRLVGIIRDWANKNFREEEPRPDSFLERFRGPELQTVTTHQGDGKGDKDGEGKGTKKKFELFVLDPAGDWYYHWLFVIAMPVLYNWCLLVARACFSDLQRNYFVVWLVLDYFSDTVYIADLFIRLRTGFLEQGLLVKDPKKLRDNYIHTLQFKLDVASIIPTDLIYFAVGIHSPEVRFNRLLHFARMFEFFDRTETRTSYPNIFRISNLVLYILVIIHWNACIYYAISKSIGFGVDTWVYPNITDPEYGYLAREYIYCLYWSTLTLTTIGETPPPVKDEEYLFVIFDFLIGVLIFATIVGNVGSMISNMNATRAEFQAKIDAVKHYMQFRKVSKEMEAKVIKWFDYLWTNKKTVDEREVLKNLPAKLRAEIAINVHLSTLKKVRIFQDCEAGLLVELVLKLRPQVFSPGDYICRKGDIGKEMYIIKEGKLAVVADDGVTQYALLSAGSCFGEISILNIKGSKMGNRRTANIRSLGYSDLFCLSKDDLMEAVTEYPDAKKVLEERGREILMKEGLLDENEVAASMEVDVQEKLEQLETNMETLYTRFARLLAEYTGAQQKLKQRITVLETKMKQNHEDDYLSDGINTPEPAADE, from the exons ATGACCGAAAAATCCAATGGTGTGAAGAGCTCTCCAGCTAATAATCATAACCATCACCCTCCTCCTACCATCAAGGCCAATGGCAAAGATGACCACAGGACAGGTAGCAG ACCACAGTCTGAGGTGGCTGATGATGACACTTCCTCAGAACTGCAAAGGCTGGCAGAGATGGATACCCCACGGAGGGGGAGGGATGGCTTCCGAAG GATTGTCCGCCTGGTGGGGATCATCAGAGACTGGGCCAACAAGAATTTCCGTGAGGAAGAACCAAGGCCTGATTCCTTCCTAGAGCGTTTCCGTGGGCCTGAGCTTCAGACTGTGACAACACATCAGGGGGATGGCAAAGGCGACAAGGACGGTGAAGGAAAGGGCACCAA GAAGAAATTTGAACTGTTTGTCTTGGACCCAGCTGGAGACTGGTATTACCACTGGTTGTTTGTCATTGCCATGCCTGTTCTTTACAACTGGTGCCTGTTGGTGGCCAG AGCCTGCTTCAGTGATCTACAGAGAAACTATTTTGTGGTATGGCTGGTGCTGGACTACTTCTCAGATACTGTCTACATTGCAGACCTCTTCATTCGACTGCGCACAG GCTTCCTAGAACAGGGACTCCTGGTCAAAGACCCCAAGAAATTGCGAGACAACTATATCCACACCTTGCAGTTCAAACTGGATGTGGCTTCCATCATCCCCACTGACCTCATCTATTTTGCTGTGGGTATCCACAGCCCTGAGGTGCGCTTCAACCGTCTGTTACACTTTGCCCGTATGTTTGAGTTCTTTGACCGCACCGAGACACGCACCAGCTACCCCAACATCTTCCGAATCAGCAATCTGGTCCTCTACATTTTGGTCATCATCCATTGGAATGCTTGCATTTATTATGCCATCTCTAAATCCATCGGCTTTGGGGTTGACACCTGGGTTTATCCCAATATTACTGACCCTGAGTATGGTTACCTGGCTAGGGAGTACATTTACTGCCTTTACTGGTCCACATTGACCCTCACCACCATTGGAGAGACACCACCCCCTGTAAAGGATGAGGAGTACCTCTTTGTCATCTTTGACTTTCTGATTGGTGTCCTCATCTTTGCCACTATTGTGGGAAATGTGGGCTCCATGATCTCCAACATGAATGCCACACGAGCAGAGTTTCAGGCCAAGATTGATGCTGTCAAACACTACATGCAGTTCCGAAAGGTCAGCAAAGAGATGGAAGCCAAGGTCATTAAATGGTTTGACTACTTGTGGACCAACAAGAAGACAGTAGATGAACGAGAAGTCCTCAAGAACCTGCCAGCAAAGCTTAGGGCTGAGATAGCCATTAATGTCCACTTGTCCACCCTGAAGAAAGTACGCATATTTCAGGATTGTGAGGCTGGTCTGCTGGTGGAGCTGGTACTGAAGCTTCGTCCTCAGGTCTTTAGCCCTGGGGATTATATTTGCCGAAAGGGGGACATTGGCAAGGAAATGTATATCATCAAGGAGGGCAAGTTGGCAGTAGTAGCCGATGATGGTGTGACTCAGTATGCCTTGCTCTCAGCTGGGAGCTGCTTTGGAGAGATTAGCATCCTTAACATTAAGGGCAGCAAAATGGGCAATCGGCGTACTGCCAATATCCGTAGCCTGGGCTACTCAGATCTCTTCTGCTTATCTAAGGATGATCTTATGGAAGCTGTGACTGAGTACCCTGATGCCAAGAAAGTCCTAGAGGAGCGGGGTCGGGAGATCCTTATGAAGGAAGGTCTGTTGGATGAGAACGAGGTGGCAGCCAGCATGGAGGTAGATGTTCAGGAGAAGTTGGAACAGCTGGAGACAAACATGGAGACATTATACACTCGCTTTGCCCGCCTGCTGGCTGAGTACACTGGGGCCCAGCAGAAGCTCAAGCAACGCATCACAGTGCTGGAGACCAAGATGAAACAGAACCATGAGGATGATTACCTATCAGATGGGATAAACACCCCTGAGCCAGCTGCTGATGAATAG